One window of the Brachyhypopomus gauderio isolate BG-103 unplaced genomic scaffold, BGAUD_0.2 sc46, whole genome shotgun sequence genome contains the following:
- the LOC143487077 gene encoding uncharacterized protein LOC143487077, translated as MMRSKKAGPAEELPAEGCDVSAPGVESKPAKKDHSRWFSAVCCAGVEEAVMEDLNTPPCVKSDGVVSTSGTNAAVLTEELWQELRNTLPSDMKMEDLIAVLQKISAWVKVAVKEVVAPGFESGLLGVRSSGGTGISSSPHEVEHGETHDSPSQINCGPTSRRSRAPRPLMYATLCIRYDEYSRSSTSSFSKPLRVVFGISEDRIFSHIYGEVMRAIMNMLPPEIKHLDMKETSRVMSAIVDDSLKQINSCLLDIYCNTDLHEGVTLPVSYFEDIAQNLMLAVKTRMLGFLESCTITSWSASVLLNSITTTKSIIECLLSVIPFCKEEIAGQLIGKDLFTFVKKRLEVLCMRQILTPSVMHLQALSDFIILDSFEAIGEKVISSGALEQNEESECSWKALDSMLSIDSLRQSSQKLIPIVRNLMLERIAALDQVKAQMSCKGTRSVLSDTYLSKEALQSGIVRSFVNTATEKLLQQSLGLTSCTKPDTIFGRYCYESISVTEADLEVEQSRQRCCSELSAVIAHTVISDLAGITTSQSEQDRTGSALQSAAQTVDVGLEKKSSRWFGCPRFLKLRFKKQTNKVRVHMEDQVVDKHIPDAPSTSDKTIPKLRRKSMRTRLATAFSKICRK; from the exons ATGATGAGG TCTAAGAAAGCTGGGCCAGCAGAAGAGCTTCCTGCAGAGGGCTGTGATGTGTCGGCCCCCGGCGTGGAAAGCAAGCCGGCAAAGAAAGACCATAGCAGATGGTTTTCAG CTGTTTGCTGTGCAGGAGTGGAGGAGGCAGTGATGGAGGATCTCAACACTCCTCCATGTGTCAAAAGTGATGGAGTCGTATCAACCTCTGGGACTAATGCAGCTGTTCTAACTGAAGA ACTTTGGCAAGAGCTGAGGAATACACTGCCAAGCGAT atgaaaatggaggatttgatTGCAGTGCTGCAAAAAATCTCAGCATGGGTCAAAGTAGCAGTGAAGGAGGTGGTTGCTCCAGGTTTTGAGTCAGGCCTGTTAGGGGTGAGGTCCTCAGGAGGAACCGGTATCTCCAGCAGCCCTCATGAGGTGGAGCATGGAGAGACACATGATTCTCCCTCTCAGATCAACTGCGGACCGACGAGCAGGCGTAGTCGTGCCCCTCGTCCTTTAATGTATGCTACCTTGTGCAT CAGGTATGATGAGTACTCAAGAAGCAGCACATCATCTTTTTCAAAGCCTCTCAGGGTCGTCTTTGGCATCTCAGAGGACAGGATCTTCAGCCATATCTATGGAGAGGTCATGAGGGCCATTATGAATATGTTGCCACCTGAGATAAAGCATCTCGATATGAAAGAGACCAGCCGCGTCATGTCCGCTATTGTGGATGACTCCCTAAAGCAG ATTAACTCATGTCTTCTGGACATTTATTGCAATACTGACCTCCATGAAGGTGTTACACTGCCTGTAAGCTACTTTGAGGACATCGCCCAAAATCTGATGCTTGCAGTTAAGACCAGGATGCTGGGATTTTTGGAATCCTGCACAATCACGAGTTGGTCAGCATCAGTACTGCTaaactccatcaccaccacaaagaGCATTATTGAATGCCTATTGTCAGTGATTCCATTCTGTAAAGAGGAAATTGCTGGACAGCTAATTGGAAAGgatttgtttacatttgtgaAGAAAAGGCTGGAGGTTTTGTGCATGAGGCAGATATTAACACCATCTGTCATGCATTTACAAGCCCTCAGTGACTTCATAATTTTAGACAGTTTTGAAGCAATTGGTGAAAAAGTTATCAGCAgtggtgcccttgagcaaaatGAGGAGTCTGAGTGTTCCTGGAAGGCACTGGACAGCATGCTCTCCATAGACTCCCTCAGGCAGTCCTCTCAGAAGCTCATCCCTATAGTGAGGAACTTGATGCTGGAAAGGATTGCGGCTCTGGACCAAGTAAAAGCACAAATGAGCTGCAAGGGGACTCGGTCAGTGTTGTCAGATACCTACCTTTCCAAGGAGGCACTCCAGTCAGGCATCGTGAGGAGCTTTGTGAACACAGCTACCGAAAAACTACTCCAACAAAGCCTTGGTCTGACGTCCTGCACCAAGCCTGACACTATATTTGGGCGCTACTGTTATGAAAGCATATCTGTGACGGAGGCTGACTTAGAAGTGGAGCAGTCACGACAGCGATGCTGCTCTGAGCTGTCAGCTGTGATTGCCCACACTGTGATCAGTGACCTCGCTGGCATCACCACCTCTCAGTCAGAACAGGACCGTACAGGCTCTGCTCTGCAGAGTGCTGCCCAGACGGTGGACGTGGGGCTGGAGAAGAAATCTTCTCGGTGGTTCGGGTGTCCAAGATTTCTGAAGCTGAGATTCAAG aaacagacaaacaaagtgCGTGTTCACATGGAGGACCAGGTGGTGGACAAACATATTCCAGATG caccatccacctctgacaAGACCATCCCTAAGCTCAGGAGAAAGTCGATGCGTACCAGACTGGCAACGGCTTTCTCCAAGATCTGCAGAAAATGA